One window of the Coffea eugenioides isolate CCC68of unplaced genomic scaffold, Ceug_1.0 ScVebR1_3345;HRSCAF=4545, whole genome shotgun sequence genome contains the following:
- the LOC113757826 gene encoding uncharacterized protein LOC113757826, with protein sequence MSSGVGSQTMDIKLQLEAMMGEFKRLLKNEIEPLHDRIDQLENSRPPPTPSKGKESAYSNDEEEAFEGRYQNDQRFQRRGDDTIKGVKLKIPSFQGKSDPEAYLEWERKIELVYECHTYTEEQKVKLAAVEFTDYASIWWDQLRLSRRRNRERPLETWEEMRSLMRKRFVPSYYSRDLHRRLQALNQGSMSVEDYYKEMEMAIMKADLREDGEATMARFLHGLRPEIAEVVELQHYLDMNEMLEKAVTIERRLKRRGTARQSTTYQAGNWRTSQPKREEKTAAPSYPPRPNDLPSKATPKPDFEANNAATKPRGRDTKCFKCQGFGHIASQCPSQRTMLMLPNGEIVSDEEEEYEGIPPLEEEENESSEEIPTHEEIGCLVVRKVLTTRAKEEEMEVQRDNLFCTRCYIKDKVCSVVIDSGSCANVASLLMVEMLGLQVIKHPRPYRLQWLNNEGEVRVFRQVKVPFRIGNYEDEVTCDVVPMQASHLILGRPWQYDRDVEFKGRANKYVFTHCNRKVTLVPLTPKQVYEDQMRLQKEYELELERKK encoded by the coding sequence ATGTCTAGTGGAGTGGGTAGCCAAACCATGGACATCAAACTACAGTTGGAAGCCATGATGGGGGAGTTCAAACGATTGCTTAAGAATGAAATCGAACCATTGCATGATCGAATTGATCAGTTGGAGAACTCGAGACCTCCACCTACCCCGAGTAAGGGCAAAGAATCGGCATACTCAAACGATGAAGAGGAAGCGTTTGAGGGAAGGTACCAAAATGATCAAAGGTTCCAACGTCGAGGAGATGACACCATTAAAGGTGTCAAACTCAAGATTCCTTCATTCCAAGGCAAGTCGGACCCCGAGGCGTACTTGGAATGGGAACGGAAAATTGAGTTAGTCTATGAATGCCACACCTATACggaggagcaaaaggtgaaactaGCAGCCGTAGAATTCACTGACTACGCCTCCATTTGGTGGGACCAACTTAGACTAAGCCGAAGGAGAAATCGTGAGAGACCTTTGGAAACTTGGGAGGAAATGAGGAGTCTGATGAGAAAAAGGTTCGTTCCGAGCTACTATAGCCGAGATCTACACCGTCGGCTACAAGCTCTCAACCAAGGGTCCATGTCAGTTGAGGATTATTACAAGGAGATGGAAATGGCCATCATGAAGGCGGATTTGCGTGAAGATGGAGAGGCCACTATGGCTCGTTTTCTACATGGATTGAGGCCCGAGATTGCCGAAGTAGTGGAACTCCAACATTACCTCGACATGAATGAAATGCTCGAGAAGGCGGTTACAATTGAACGGcgcctcaagaggaggggtactgCGCGACAAAGCACTACTTATCAAGCTGGAAATTGGCGCACTTCTCAACCAAAAAGGGAGGAGAAAACCGCAGCTCCTTCTTACCCTCCAAGGCCGAATGACCTCCCTTCCAAGGCAACGCCCAAGCCTGACTTTGAGGCTAATAATGCAGCTACCAAACCGCGTGGTCGAGACACCaagtgctttaagtgtcaaggaTTTGGCCATATCGCTTCTCAATGCCCCAGCCAAAGGACCATGCTGATGTTGCCAAATGGGGAAATTGTATCAGATGAGGAAGAGGAGTACGAGGGGATACCGCCTCTAGAAGAGGAAGAGAATGAATCGAGTGAGGAGATACCCACGCATGAGGAGATTGGATGCCTAGTGGTTCGAAAGGTCCTCACTACCCGCGCCAAAGAGGAGGAAATGGAGGTACAACGGGACAACCTTTTCTGCACAAGGTGTTATATCAAGGATAAGGTGTGTAGTGTTGTTATTGATAGTGGGAGTTGTGCCAATGTCGCTAGTCTACTCATGGTAGAAATGCTAGGGCTCCAAGTTATCAAACATCCAAGACCTTATCGCCTTCAATGGTTGAACAATGAAGGGGAAGTCCGTGTGTTTAGACAAGTAAAAGTGCCATTCCGAATTGGCAATTATGAAGACGAGGTTACTTGTGATGTCGTGCCAATGCAAGCAAGTCACCTCATTCTTGGACGGCCTTGGCAATATGATCGCGATGTCGAATTCAAAGGAAGAGCTAATAAATATGTCTTTACTCATTGCAATAGAAAGGTGACACTTGTACCTCTCACCCCAAAACAAGTGTATGAAGATCAAATGAGGCTCCAAAAGGAGTATGAGCTAGAACTTGAGAGGAAAAAGTGA